The nucleotide window AAGTCTATTTCTACATCGCCTTTAGCCTTTAATACTATTCCAAATCCAGCTCTGTGACACATTAAATTAAGCATATGATCTAAAAAACCACAGCCTGTTTCTATCTCTCTTTCCGTTCCCGGATATTCAAGAGTAAGTGATATCTGTGTCTCTGAAGTATTACGTATAATCTCCGTTTTCATTTATGCCATCTCCTCTGAGCGAATTTGTGATTTATTTTGTAAATTGTACTTCTAATCGTTTGTCATCTTCGTGGATTAATAAAATAACAACAATTATTCTAACGTCTTTTTGCTATCTTTTACATATCTATCGATAGATTCTACGATTTCTGACATAGAATTCCAGTTCATCTGCACCGCTCCCCGACTTGCTATGAGACGCAGAGAAACGGAAGCTGTTTCTTTGATTACAGTAAGACCATTTGCTCTCAAAGTTGCTCCTGTCTCTACAATATCGAATATACAGTCGCTAAGACCAAGTGCCGGAGCAAGTTCAACAGAACCATTTAACTTTAGTATCTTTATCTGGACTCCCCACGATGCAAAAGTCCTTTCGGCGATACCAGTATATTTTGTTGCAACTTTAAGCCCCATAAGCTCGCTGATATCTCCTTGAAACTTATCTGCGATAGAAGCAGGTCCAGCTATA belongs to Synergistaceae bacterium and includes:
- a CDS encoding ATP phosphoribosyltransferase produces the protein MLTFAVPTGRSLAHAIELFEGSGLPVEKLKNAGRNLVIEEDNFRYLLSKPADVPAMIYYGVADLALAGSDVIEETEIALTELLDTGRGKCVMAIAGPASIADKFQGDISELMGLKVATKYTGIAERTFASWGVQIKILKLNGSVELAPALGLSDCIFDIVETGATLRANGLTVIKETASVSLRLIASRGAVQMNWNSMSEIVESIDRYVKDSKKTLE